One Rhodococcus jostii RHA1 DNA segment encodes these proteins:
- a CDS encoding phosphoadenosine phosphosulfate reductase family protein has translation MVNAPDPGLDLAMLRGLRAPSAKADPGAVADILTRIEAHLAAHDGYVAFSGGKDSLIVLDLARRIEPDVPVVFFDSGLDYPETYDYLTELTHTWRLDLHRIPTDPPLLQVLADSGHWDHSAPVGTPLDLHEVLITEPARRAHQLLGPGELWGVRADESAARRHLYTRGGRRDGIVTRADGTTAYGPIWNWTIIDVWAHIARHQLPINPVYAKLRELGVPEQQHRLSHLIDGSHLDRGRLTWLRRGWPTLCEQLTDVLPRIRQLT, from the coding sequence GTGGTGAACGCACCGGACCCCGGCCTGGACCTGGCGATGCTCCGCGGCCTGCGGGCACCGTCGGCGAAGGCCGACCCGGGCGCGGTCGCCGACATCCTGACCCGGATCGAGGCGCACCTCGCCGCCCATGACGGGTACGTCGCGTTCTCCGGTGGCAAGGACTCCCTGATCGTCCTCGACCTGGCCCGCCGCATCGAACCCGATGTGCCGGTGGTGTTCTTCGACTCCGGCCTCGACTACCCCGAAACCTACGACTACCTCACCGAACTCACCCACACCTGGCGACTGGACCTTCACCGCATCCCCACCGACCCACCACTACTGCAGGTCCTCGCCGACTCCGGCCACTGGGACCACTCCGCCCCTGTCGGCACGCCCCTCGATCTGCATGAGGTGCTGATCACCGAACCCGCCCGCCGTGCCCACCAGCTCCTCGGCCCCGGCGAGCTGTGGGGTGTGCGGGCCGACGAATCCGCCGCCCGCCGGCACCTCTACACCCGAGGTGGCCGCCGCGACGGCATCGTCACCCGCGCCGACGGCACCACCGCGTACGGGCCGATCTGGAACTGGACCATCATCGACGTCTGGGCACACATCGCGAGACACCAGCTACCGATCAATCCCGTCTACGCCAAACTCCGTGAACTGGGTGTCCCCGAACAGCAGCACCGCCTCTCCCACCTCATCGACGGCAGCCACCTCGACCGCGGCCGTCTCACCTGGCTACGCCGCGGATGGCCCACTCTCTGCGAGCAACTCACCGACGTCCTTCCCCGCATCCGTCAACTGACGTGA
- a CDS encoding zinc-ribbon domain-containing protein produces MKTQDCATMGCGLPAAFVTRSKPAWCTDCIDGIFRTGGLEPAEPFTTPTAWRLTTCRTCGVRAHYRLDYVVGNNAAGTPTCRACHWTKWAANTRSHPWMEFDRTMLELLRHYSPEQILHAHPRPGVRKFLEQRWWPHERIADHLAERGYDLVDPIGEVHDDNDPVLARCRRCHRISAARIGDFGSGCTCARNTRSSDPSRPRPGRALLSESQSQALDWWDHDHNEATVFDTVTVLATRSCHWRCPDCGLRFEEKVNVMTSSPACRACSARRREDWHAEHTRWRSTPVADVPELATAWADDDDPRKVMVAGGGKLRRFRCPNGHHPRIKPLRFLTSGCPHCRGAQSATSKKWLADLLPEIAAQWHPTRNGKYTPQNVVWDSQREMWWRADCCGHEWQESVRARDGGSRLRCPACRTILGSLAWHDPGLAAEWSATNAVTAWHVRPHASLAFVPEWVCATDPAHVWRAPLSSRSNGAECPDCRRAGKSRVELDHHAAAVEVFGNARSGITMTDAAYTTRKSWTTDISVDHEGLTVVIEYDGAYWHSADAKVLVDQRKSRDLLAAGCVVVRLREDDLPSLAIDHPRYREVRVHSTVPRPRKVMEDIRDWMRGLPAGR; encoded by the coding sequence ATGAAGACGCAGGACTGTGCAACCATGGGCTGCGGTCTGCCGGCCGCCTTCGTGACCCGAAGCAAACCCGCGTGGTGCACCGACTGCATCGACGGAATCTTTCGCACGGGTGGCCTCGAACCAGCGGAGCCGTTCACCACGCCGACCGCCTGGCGGTTGACGACGTGCCGGACCTGTGGTGTGCGCGCCCATTACCGACTCGACTACGTCGTCGGAAACAATGCCGCGGGGACACCGACCTGTCGAGCGTGCCATTGGACGAAGTGGGCGGCCAACACCCGCTCACACCCGTGGATGGAGTTCGACCGCACGATGCTCGAGTTACTGCGCCACTATTCCCCGGAGCAGATCCTTCACGCACATCCGCGGCCGGGGGTGCGTAAATTCCTCGAACAGCGATGGTGGCCGCACGAACGGATCGCCGACCATCTCGCCGAGCGCGGCTACGACCTCGTCGACCCGATCGGTGAGGTCCACGACGACAACGACCCGGTACTGGCCCGCTGCCGCAGATGTCACCGGATCAGCGCTGCGAGGATAGGAGACTTCGGCTCGGGCTGCACCTGTGCGCGAAATACCCGGTCCTCCGACCCCAGCAGACCCCGACCCGGCCGGGCATTGCTGTCGGAATCGCAGTCCCAGGCACTGGATTGGTGGGACCACGACCACAACGAGGCCACCGTCTTCGACACGGTGACGGTCCTGGCCACTCGCTCCTGCCACTGGCGATGCCCGGATTGCGGGCTGCGGTTCGAGGAGAAGGTCAACGTCATGACCAGTAGCCCGGCATGCCGGGCCTGCTCCGCCCGCCGCCGCGAGGATTGGCACGCTGAGCACACGCGGTGGAGAAGTACACCGGTCGCCGACGTTCCGGAGTTGGCAACGGCGTGGGCCGATGATGACGACCCCCGCAAGGTAATGGTCGCCGGAGGCGGGAAGTTGCGCCGGTTCCGGTGCCCGAACGGTCACCATCCCCGCATCAAACCCCTGCGTTTCCTCACCTCGGGGTGCCCCCATTGCCGTGGTGCGCAATCGGCGACATCGAAGAAGTGGCTCGCTGACCTGCTACCCGAAATTGCCGCCCAGTGGCATCCAACCCGTAACGGCAAATACACCCCGCAGAACGTGGTGTGGGACTCGCAGCGCGAGATGTGGTGGCGGGCCGACTGTTGCGGGCACGAGTGGCAGGAGTCGGTGCGGGCCCGCGACGGCGGCAGTCGGCTGCGCTGCCCGGCCTGCCGCACCATCCTCGGCTCGCTGGCCTGGCACGATCCGGGACTGGCGGCGGAATGGAGTGCCACCAACGCGGTCACGGCCTGGCACGTTCGCCCGCATGCGTCGCTGGCGTTCGTTCCGGAATGGGTCTGCGCCACCGACCCCGCCCACGTGTGGCGCGCGCCGCTGAGTAGCCGGTCGAACGGGGCGGAGTGCCCGGACTGTCGACGAGCCGGCAAATCGCGTGTCGAACTCGACCACCATGCGGCCGCCGTCGAGGTGTTTGGCAATGCCCGCTCCGGAATCACGATGACCGACGCCGCGTACACCACTCGCAAGTCTTGGACGACGGACATCAGCGTCGACCACGAGGGGCTCACCGTCGTGATCGAGTACGACGGCGCCTACTGGCATTCCGCGGATGCGAAGGTGCTTGTCGATCAGCGAAAGAGCCGGGATCTGCTCGCGGCCGGATGTGTGGTGGTGCGGCTACGGGAAGACGATTTGCCGTCGCTGGCGATCGACCATCCCCGTTACCGGGAAGTGCGGGTGCACTCGACGGTGCCGCGCCCCCGCAAGGTCATGGAGGACATCCGCGACTGGATGCGAGGACTTCCGGCCGGCCGATAA
- a CDS encoding RAMP superfamily CRISPR-associated protein yields the protein MTVSRVWEIEMTARSPISHRGELIGTTAIGRRMKILQPDGSVELVPVISGNSFRGVLRRIGEELLRDVLGYEGKLPLAVAHTLRNGGAIVKTQAEPITGRRLHQLRELIPQLSVFGGAIGAAPIDGCLRVGHVVPIVTEATPILRRTYEGPIPSRFDIEALESYSHLDDVTTGHAGTTVDPAAEGGGSGSPVMRYDIETLAPGTRFESWVQLVRGSDLDQAFTADVLAEFTRSGWLGGRTGIGHGQIATMLASDPYGAPVVDWREIVAARRTEALETLLSLPA from the coding sequence GTGACCGTGTCGCGGGTGTGGGAGATCGAGATGACCGCCCGGTCGCCGATCTCGCACCGCGGGGAGCTGATCGGCACCACCGCGATCGGCCGGCGCATGAAAATCCTGCAGCCGGACGGGTCGGTGGAGCTGGTCCCGGTCATCTCCGGCAACTCCTTCCGCGGGGTGCTGCGCCGGATCGGCGAGGAACTGCTGCGCGATGTCCTCGGCTACGAGGGCAAGTTGCCCTTGGCGGTCGCGCACACCCTCCGTAACGGCGGCGCGATCGTGAAAACCCAGGCGGAACCGATCACCGGCCGACGCCTGCACCAACTCCGGGAGCTGATCCCGCAGCTGAGCGTGTTCGGCGGCGCCATCGGGGCCGCCCCGATCGACGGCTGCCTGCGCGTGGGGCACGTGGTCCCGATCGTCACCGAAGCCACGCCGATCCTGCGCCGTACCTACGAGGGGCCGATCCCGTCCCGGTTCGACATCGAGGCCCTCGAGTCGTACTCACACCTCGACGACGTGACCACCGGCCACGCCGGCACCACCGTCGACCCCGCCGCCGAGGGTGGTGGGTCGGGATCGCCGGTGATGCGCTACGACATCGAAACTCTCGCCCCTGGCACGCGGTTCGAATCGTGGGTGCAACTGGTCCGCGGCTCCGACCTCGATCAGGCCTTCACCGCCGACGTCCTGGCCGAGTTCACCCGATCGGGCTGGCTGGGCGGTCGCACCGGGATCGGGCACGGCCAGATCGCCACCATGCTCGCCTCAGACCCTTATGGTGCGCCGGTGGTCGATTGGCGGGAGATCGTCGCCGCACGCCGCACTGAGGCCCTGGAAACCCTGCTCTCACTCCCGGCATGA
- a CDS encoding pentapeptide repeat-containing protein, which produces MRLRTLVIWGTTAWAFAVIGVFYYLLWLQTRQPYTPFGFLDDATGDQLFNAARTSATLLGVSGLGGAALIAYRKQRSTEETHDNERVSALHERYSTAAEQLGHDNPAIRLAGVYGLASLADDWKSAGRHGETQVCIDLLCAYLRAEHEPSDLREHDVRTAIVAAIHSRLRSGDSGRPSWRRYRFDLTATDMKGADLSDAYLVHMTLMGVSLVRADLARSVLGVDVRLSDSFGEQLKDSMSSKNAPPRPPRKDTVYLGPMFEGVDLTEANMWGAQLSGCVLSHARLREADLTDADMTQADLHTAELSNARLVRAKLVGAVMCADSDRSYAKFDGANLTKADLKYAVIGPANFSGANLSDADLRYAYIGAADLSAADLSGADLRHTDLGAVQLTGIKHDDATRWPTGFDVSSLTSVDTP; this is translated from the coding sequence ATGCGCCTACGTACGCTTGTGATCTGGGGTACCACTGCCTGGGCGTTCGCCGTGATCGGTGTCTTCTATTACCTGCTGTGGCTGCAAACGCGCCAGCCGTATACGCCGTTCGGATTCCTGGACGATGCCACAGGCGACCAGCTGTTCAACGCCGCGCGGACGTCGGCGACGCTTCTCGGTGTCTCCGGTCTCGGAGGGGCGGCGCTGATCGCGTACCGCAAGCAGCGTTCGACCGAAGAAACCCACGACAACGAGCGTGTCAGCGCGTTGCACGAGCGCTACAGCACGGCCGCAGAACAGCTCGGCCACGACAACCCTGCGATTCGGCTCGCCGGAGTTTACGGTCTCGCGTCACTCGCCGACGACTGGAAGTCGGCAGGCCGGCACGGCGAAACGCAAGTCTGTATAGACCTACTGTGCGCCTATCTACGTGCGGAGCACGAACCTTCCGACCTCCGCGAACACGATGTGCGAACGGCAATTGTCGCGGCGATCCATTCTCGGCTGCGTTCCGGAGATTCGGGCCGCCCGAGCTGGCGCCGCTATCGGTTCGACCTGACCGCGACGGATATGAAGGGGGCGGACTTGAGTGACGCCTACCTGGTCCACATGACCTTGATGGGTGTCTCGCTCGTACGGGCTGACCTGGCCCGGTCAGTGTTGGGCGTTGACGTGCGGTTGAGCGATAGTTTCGGGGAACAGCTCAAAGATTCCATGAGCTCGAAGAATGCCCCTCCACGACCGCCCCGCAAGGACACCGTGTATCTCGGCCCAATGTTCGAAGGTGTCGACCTGACGGAAGCGAACATGTGGGGCGCTCAGCTGTCAGGCTGCGTCCTCAGCCACGCGCGCCTGCGGGAAGCTGACCTCACCGACGCGGACATGACGCAGGCGGACCTGCACACCGCAGAACTGTCGAACGCAAGACTGGTGCGGGCAAAGCTGGTTGGCGCCGTAATGTGCGCTGACAGCGATCGTTCCTACGCCAAGTTCGACGGAGCGAATTTGACCAAAGCAGACCTGAAGTACGCCGTGATCGGGCCGGCCAACTTCTCCGGGGCGAACCTGTCCGATGCCGACCTGAGATACGCCTACATCGGGGCGGCAGACCTTTCCGCCGCAGACCTTTCCGGCGCGGATCTTCGCCACACGGATCTCGGCGCAGTTCAACTGACCGGAATCAAGCACGACGACGCGACACGGTGGCCCACCGGATTCGACGTGTCCTCCCTGACCAGCGTCGATACGCCATAG
- a CDS encoding DUF3846 domain-containing protein, producing MSTAASTLTAQAVRIGVDGRLEVIDLGARESTGAAIRSAIGCRWFDVVRLTPDLDMWVDDEGAIQADAQVNLMATAIARAHGAIWQPFCGAVVFAAHDGNGATVGLSDAQKDALLTGAVFAPTVNH from the coding sequence ATGAGCACCGCTGCCAGCACGTTGACCGCGCAGGCGGTTCGGATCGGTGTGGACGGGCGCCTGGAGGTGATCGACCTCGGGGCGCGGGAGAGCACCGGGGCGGCGATCCGGTCCGCGATCGGGTGCCGCTGGTTCGACGTGGTGCGGCTGACGCCGGATCTGGACATGTGGGTCGACGACGAAGGCGCAATCCAGGCCGATGCTCAGGTCAATCTGATGGCGACGGCGATTGCGCGCGCTCACGGGGCGATCTGGCAGCCGTTCTGCGGGGCCGTGGTATTCGCGGCCCACGACGGCAACGGAGCCACGGTGGGTCTGTCTGACGCCCAGAAGGATGCCCTGCTGACCGG